One window of the Zea mays cultivar B73 chromosome 3, Zm-B73-REFERENCE-NAM-5.0, whole genome shotgun sequence genome contains the following:
- the LOC100276953 gene encoding uncharacterized protein LOC100276953 precursor, producing MGSSARARHLFFLAALVAVAAPRSADAWGGGRFFFSKTTRAEATAEPDKKAAGGDTVAAPAFSRPSTAGSGGRGYGLYGRLEEKYPADYFRRGVHRNTEKLTTTTGGERVRTTFPEDSGRGRPPTDVPGATEEEGGGAGGDLEGVRPYPENGSGRGRPPWYYTAFHRGRQQEQEQRDFGMSDTRLYQNGRYYYDVDAGRYGYGRESNPMRTRPDEGEFGSGYGRPRGPAGGRRGSSYGDAAGYQQRYGNDEEFGDGAMDQNTNGAFQEEAGQNGRRYTP from the coding sequence ATGGGTTCCTCTGCTCGTGCTCGCCACCTCTTCTTTCTCGCCGCCTTGGTGGCCGTCGCGGCGCCTCGCTCGGCGGACGCGTGGGGCGGTGGCCGCTTCTTCTTCAGCAAGACCACGCGTGCCGAAGCCACTGCTGAGCCCGACAAGAAGGCCGCCGGCGGGGACACCGTTGCCGCGCCGGCGTTCTCGCGCCCCTCGACCGCCGGCAGCGGCGGCCGCGGGTACGGGCTCTACGGCCGCCTCGAGGAGAAGTACCCGGCGGACTACTTCCGCCGTGGCGTGCACCGCAACACCGAGAAGCTGACGACGACGACCGGCGGCGAGCGCGTCCGGACGACGTTCCCCGAAGACAGCGGCAGGGGTCGGCCGCCCACCGACGTGCCGGGCGCCACCGAGGAAGAGGGGGGAGGCGCCGGAGGAGACCTCGAGGGCGTCCGGCCGTACCCGGAaaacggcagcggcaggggccgcCCGCCGTGGTACTACACGGCCTTCCACCGCGGCAggcagcaggagcaggagcagcgggACTTCGGGATGAGCGACACGAGGCTGTACCAGAACGGCCGCTACTACTACGACGTGGACGCCGGCAGGTACGGCTACGGCCGCGAGTCGAACCCCATGCGGACGCGCCCCGACGAGGGAGAGTTCGGCTCCGGGTACGGCCGACCCCGCGGCCCCGCCGGTGGCAGGCGCGGCAGTAGCTACGGCGACGCGGCGGGTTACCAGCAGCGGTACGGCAACGACGAGGAGTTCGGGGACGGAGCCATGGATCAGAACACgaacggcgccttccaggaggaaGCAGGCCAAAACGGACGACGATACACTCCATGA